In Shinella sp. XGS7, a single genomic region encodes these proteins:
- a CDS encoding PilW family protein encodes MMIKPRKKTGSAQPRQRVRGVTLIELMVGLVLGLVVVLVVAQVLGFAEGQKRATTGGSDAQVNGALALYTLQREIQMAGYGLITDSRSLGCQVRAQHTAVGPVNMNLAPIVINNGANGAPDTISVVSSSRAYSVPMIVSTDHAMGADRFTVRSALGVTPGDLVIAVPADKDFTNADNWCTTYQVTAIQNNNQLVHGASPWNDTQITPAAGYPAGSQLINAGSIVNRVFSLTADWSLRQQTLSPTSGAMDSQELFPQIVNLQAYYGRDTNADGNVDIYDNTAPASNAAWNQVITVRVALVARSVSYQKEEVTTVEPSWDVGTAIPVDGSQPCGNSRCVTLKVNGLPDWKHYRYSVYDVVIPLRNMLWRSQ; translated from the coding sequence ATGATGATCAAACCCAGGAAGAAAACCGGCTCTGCCCAGCCCCGTCAGCGGGTGCGCGGCGTGACCCTGATCGAGTTGATGGTGGGCCTGGTGCTGGGCCTGGTGGTGGTGCTGGTCGTGGCCCAGGTGCTGGGCTTTGCCGAGGGCCAGAAGCGGGCCACCACGGGCGGCTCGGACGCCCAGGTCAACGGCGCGCTGGCGCTCTACACCCTGCAGCGCGAGATCCAGATGGCCGGCTATGGGCTGATCACCGATTCGCGCTCCCTCGGCTGCCAGGTCCGGGCTCAGCACACCGCCGTGGGGCCTGTGAACATGAACTTGGCCCCCATCGTGATCAACAACGGAGCCAACGGCGCGCCCGATACGATTTCCGTGGTCAGCTCCAGCCGAGCCTATTCCGTCCCCATGATTGTCAGCACCGACCATGCCATGGGGGCGGACCGTTTCACGGTGCGCTCGGCCCTGGGCGTCACGCCAGGCGATCTGGTCATTGCGGTGCCCGCCGACAAGGACTTCACCAACGCCGACAACTGGTGCACGACCTATCAGGTCACGGCCATACAGAACAACAACCAGCTGGTCCACGGCGCCTCGCCCTGGAACGACACCCAGATCACGCCGGCTGCGGGCTACCCGGCGGGCAGCCAGCTGATCAATGCGGGCTCCATCGTCAACCGGGTGTTCTCGCTGACAGCGGATTGGTCGCTGCGCCAGCAGACCCTGTCGCCCACCAGCGGTGCCATGGATTCGCAGGAGCTGTTTCCCCAGATCGTCAATCTGCAGGCTTATTACGGCCGCGACACCAATGCCGACGGCAATGTCGATATCTACGACAACACCGCCCCGGCCAGCAACGCCGCCTGGAACCAGGTCATCACGGTGCGCGTGGCCCTGGTCGCGCGCAGCGTGAGCTATCAGAAAGAGGAAGTCACCACGGTGGAGCCCAGCTGGGACGTGGGCACCGCCATACCGGTGGATGGATCCCAACCCTGTGGCAACAGCCGCTGCGTGACGCTGAAGGTGAATGGCCTGCCGGACTGGAAGCACTACCGCTACTCGGTGTACGACGTGGTGATTCCGCTGCGCAATATGCTGTGGAGGAGTCAGTGA
- a CDS encoding ABC transporter ATP-binding protein — protein sequence MAPPIVSTTPSSPTPPLVELRDVSCGYGDRLILEGVNLSLPRGKVLALIGPSGCGKTTVLRLLGRQLKPVRGQVLFDGQNLAGLDQAGLYAVRRRMGMLFQFGALFTDLSVYENVAFPLREHTDLPEAMIRDLVLMKLNAVGLRGARDLMPSEVSGGMARRVALARAIALDPDLVLYDEPFAGLDPISLGVAARLIRDLNDALGLTSIIVSHDLHETFAIADQVAMIANGRVVAQGTPEELRHSSDPLVQQFVGAQADGPVRFHQPALPVGEDFGLKAAAREAA from the coding sequence ATGGCCCCACCGATAGTTTCCACCACCCCATCTTCTCCCACCCCGCCCCTGGTCGAGTTGCGCGATGTCAGCTGCGGCTACGGTGATCGCCTGATTCTCGAGGGCGTGAACCTGAGCCTGCCGCGCGGCAAGGTGCTGGCCCTGATCGGTCCGTCCGGCTGCGGCAAGACCACGGTGCTGCGCCTGCTGGGGCGTCAGCTCAAGCCGGTGCGGGGGCAGGTGTTGTTCGACGGTCAGAATCTGGCCGGCCTGGATCAGGCCGGCCTGTACGCCGTGCGCCGCCGCATGGGCATGCTGTTCCAGTTCGGGGCCCTGTTCACCGATCTCTCGGTGTATGAAAACGTGGCCTTCCCGCTGCGCGAGCATACCGATCTGCCCGAGGCCATGATCCGCGACCTGGTGCTGATGAAGCTCAATGCCGTGGGCCTGCGCGGCGCGCGCGACCTGATGCCCTCCGAGGTTTCGGGCGGCATGGCGCGGCGGGTGGCCCTGGCCCGCGCCATCGCGCTGGACCCGGATCTGGTGCTGTATGACGAGCCCTTCGCGGGCCTGGACCCGATCTCGCTGGGCGTGGCCGCCCGCCTGATCCGCGACCTGAACGACGCCCTGGGCCTGACCAGCATCATCGTTTCGCATGATCTGCATGAGACCTTCGCGATTGCCGACCAGGTGGCCATGATTGCCAATGGCCGCGTGGTGGCCCAGGGCACGCCCGAGGAACTGCGCCACAGCAGCGACCCGCTGGTGCAGCAGTTCGTGGGGGCTCAGGCCGATGGTCCGGTGCGCTTCCACCAGCCGGCCCTGCCGGTGGGCGAAGATTTTGGACTCAAGGCTGCCGCCAGGGAGGCCGCATGA
- the mlaE gene encoding lipid asymmetry maintenance ABC transporter permease subunit MlaE yields MSAVALLARVGRALRLELADIGAGARLFAQILARSGQALMRFGLVREQVFFLGNRSLSIIGVSGLFVGFVLALQGYYTLQRYGSAEAVGLLVALSLVRELGPVVTALLFAGRAGTSLTAEIGLMKAGEQLTAMEMMAVDPIRRVLAPRFWGGVIAMPLLAAVFSAVGVIGGWLVGVVLIGIDPGAFWSQMQGGVDVFADVGNGVIKSLVFGITVSFVALLQGYACKPTPEGVSQATTRTVVLASLAVLGLDFVLTAMMFSI; encoded by the coding sequence ATGAGCGCCGTCGCCCTGCTGGCCCGGGTGGGGCGCGCCCTGCGCCTGGAACTGGCCGATATCGGCGCCGGCGCGCGCCTTTTCGCGCAGATCCTGGCGCGCAGCGGTCAGGCCCTGATGCGCTTCGGCCTGGTGCGCGAGCAAGTCTTCTTCCTGGGCAACCGCTCCCTGTCCATCATCGGAGTCTCGGGCTTGTTCGTGGGCTTTGTGCTGGCCCTGCAGGGCTACTACACCCTGCAGCGCTACGGCTCGGCCGAGGCCGTGGGCCTGCTGGTGGCCCTGAGCCTGGTGCGCGAGCTGGGGCCGGTGGTCACGGCCCTGCTGTTCGCCGGCCGGGCCGGGACCTCGCTGACCGCCGAGATCGGCCTGATGAAGGCCGGCGAGCAGCTCACCGCCATGGAGATGATGGCGGTGGACCCCATTCGCCGCGTGCTGGCGCCGCGCTTCTGGGGTGGCGTGATCGCCATGCCATTGCTGGCGGCCGTGTTCTCTGCCGTGGGCGTGATCGGGGGCTGGCTGGTGGGCGTGGTGCTGATCGGCATCGACCCCGGTGCCTTCTGGTCCCAGATGCAGGGCGGGGTGGATGTGTTTGCCGACGTGGGCAATGGCGTGATCAAGAGCCTGGTGTTCGGCATCACGGTCAGCTTTGTGGCCCTGCTGCAAGGCTATGCCTGCAAGCCCACGCCCGAAGGCGTGTCGCAGGCGACCACGCGGACCGTGGTGCTGGCTTCGCTGGCGGTGCTGGGGCTGGACTTCGTCCTGACCGCCATGATGTTTTCGATTTGA
- the mlaD gene encoding outer membrane lipid asymmetry maintenance protein MlaD, protein MQSRHDAWVGFFVLLGGAALLFLALKAGNLLSLNFDETYQVSAKFDNIGGLKPRAAVKSAGVVVGRVESIGFDDKTFQAKVVLNLHKNVAFPKDSSAKILTSGLLGEQYIGLEPGADEKNLVAGDSIKLTQSAVVLENLIGQFINSKAADMGSGSGEKK, encoded by the coding sequence ATGCAATCTCGTCACGATGCATGGGTGGGCTTCTTCGTGCTGCTGGGCGGCGCGGCCCTGCTGTTCCTGGCCCTGAAGGCCGGCAATCTGCTGAGCCTGAACTTCGACGAGACCTACCAGGTCTCGGCCAAGTTCGACAATATCGGCGGCCTCAAGCCGCGTGCCGCGGTGAAGAGCGCGGGCGTGGTGGTGGGCCGGGTGGAGTCCATCGGCTTTGACGACAAGACCTTTCAGGCCAAGGTCGTGCTGAATCTGCACAAGAATGTGGCTTTCCCCAAGGACAGCTCGGCCAAGATCCTGACCTCGGGCCTGCTGGGCGAGCAGTACATCGGCCTGGAGCCGGGCGCGGACGAGAAGAACCTCGTAGCCGGCGACAGCATCAAGCTCACCCAGTCGGCCGTGGTGCTGGAAAACCTGATCGGCCAGTTCATCAACAGCAAGGCGGCGGATATGGGCAGCGGCAGCGGAGAGAAGAAGTGA
- a CDS encoding VacJ family lipoprotein, with the protein MSGEGGRGRALPGRLRGLLLVALVLGLSACASTNPPASTATHKHDPWESWNRKVFNFNEKVDEAVLKPVATAYSEVVPSPVRQGVDNFFGNVGDAWSAVNLFLQGRFKLGVQQTMRVAVNSTLGFAGLLDISTEAGLERHSEDLGKTFGRWGTGTGSYIVWPLLGPSTVRDSFALPFDRLASPALLLDGGDKQFAIITLQTINARSNFLRAGEMLDGIALDKYTFIRDAYLTKRRTIEEDEEDDYEVLTPEPPVNPQADR; encoded by the coding sequence GTGAGCGGCGAAGGCGGCAGAGGCCGCGCTTTACCGGGGCGTCTGCGCGGGCTGCTGCTGGTGGCCCTGGTGCTGGGCCTGAGTGCCTGTGCCAGCACCAACCCGCCCGCGAGCACGGCCACGCACAAGCATGACCCCTGGGAAAGTTGGAACCGCAAGGTCTTCAACTTCAACGAGAAGGTGGACGAGGCGGTGCTCAAGCCCGTGGCCACGGCCTATAGCGAGGTCGTGCCCTCGCCGGTGCGCCAGGGCGTGGACAATTTCTTCGGCAATGTGGGCGACGCCTGGTCGGCCGTGAACCTCTTCCTGCAGGGCCGCTTCAAGCTGGGCGTGCAGCAGACCATGCGCGTGGCCGTGAACTCCACCCTGGGTTTCGCCGGTCTGCTCGACATCTCGACCGAGGCCGGCCTGGAGCGTCATAGCGAGGACCTGGGCAAGACTTTCGGCCGCTGGGGCACGGGTACCGGCTCTTACATCGTCTGGCCGCTGCTCGGCCCCTCGACGGTGCGCGACTCCTTTGCGCTGCCCTTCGACCGCCTGGCCAGTCCGGCTCTGCTGCTGGATGGCGGCGACAAGCAGTTCGCCATCATCACCCTGCAGACCATCAATGCGCGCTCCAACTTCCTGCGCGCCGGCGAGATGCTCGACGGCATTGCGCTGGACAAGTACACCTTCATCCGTGATGCCTACCTCACCAAGCGCCGCACCATCGAGGAAGACGAAGAGGATGACTACGAGGTGCTGACCCCCGAGCCGCCGGTCAACCCCCAGGCCGACCGGTGA
- a CDS encoding phospholipid-binding protein MlaC encodes MFANKRTLLRGVLALGLVALNSLPLAVHAADASAPDTLIRQLSLETIETVKSDKAIQGGDVQKIVQLVDSKVMPHVNFQRMTASAVGRYWRQASPDQQKRLQEEFKALLMRTYAGALTQVKEQTVALKPLRASPDDTEVVVRTEVRGKGDPIQLDYRLEKSGNVWKIYDVNVLGIWLADQYRNSFAQEIGANGIDGLIKALADRNAKAGGAAAAGKS; translated from the coding sequence ATGTTCGCAAACAAACGAACCCTGCTGCGCGGCGTGCTGGCCCTGGGCCTGGTCGCCCTGAACTCCCTGCCGCTGGCCGTCCACGCGGCCGATGCCAGCGCGCCCGACACCCTGATCCGCCAGCTCTCGCTGGAGACCATCGAGACCGTCAAGTCCGACAAGGCCATCCAGGGCGGCGATGTGCAGAAGATCGTGCAGCTGGTCGACTCCAAGGTCATGCCCCATGTGAATTTCCAGCGCATGACCGCCTCGGCCGTGGGCCGCTACTGGCGCCAGGCCAGCCCTGACCAGCAAAAGCGCCTGCAGGAAGAGTTCAAGGCCCTGCTGATGCGCACCTATGCCGGTGCCCTGACCCAGGTGAAGGAGCAGACCGTGGCGCTCAAGCCCCTGCGCGCCTCGCCCGACGATACCGAGGTGGTGGTGCGCACCGAGGTGCGTGGCAAGGGTGACCCCATCCAGCTGGACTACCGTCTGGAGAAGTCGGGCAACGTCTGGAAGATCTACGACGTCAATGTGCTGGGCATCTGGCTGGCGGACCAGTACCGCAACAGCTTTGCCCAGGAGATTGGTGCCAACGGTATCGACGGCCTGATCAAGGCCCTGGCCGACCGCAATGCCAAGGCTGGCGGTGCCGCGGCGGCGGGCAAGTCCTGA
- a CDS encoding lipid asymmetry maintenance protein MlaB codes for MLKLPASIRLSEASGLWRALEAGLRAEAAQVRNAAGASLRLNAAELHDFDSAALTLLLQASRLCGQQGLQLEVHGAPPKLQELARVYGVAELLWPVSAQTAREAA; via the coding sequence ATGCTGAAGCTGCCTGCCAGCATCCGGCTGAGCGAGGCCAGCGGCCTGTGGCGGGCCCTGGAGGCCGGCTTGCGCGCCGAGGCGGCCCAGGTGCGCAATGCCGCGGGTGCAAGCCTGCGGCTCAATGCCGCCGAGCTGCATGATTTCGACTCCGCCGCCCTGACCCTGCTGCTGCAGGCCTCTCGCCTTTGTGGCCAGCAGGGCCTGCAGCTGGAGGTGCATGGCGCACCGCCCAAGCTGCAGGAGCTGGCTCGCGTCTATGGCGTGGCCGAGCTGCTCTGGCCGGTATCGGCCCAGACCGCACGAGAAGCCGCCTGA
- a CDS encoding MurR/RpiR family transcriptional regulator, whose amino-acid sequence MLERIKAALPALPPAEQRVAKLLLVDARAFANLPVSELADRAHVSKPTVVRFCRSVGYDGLADFKLKLAGSVNEGVPFVHRAVDEDDKPGDLIVKVVDNAVAALLHYRNDAASHAFERAIGALTEAGRNGKRIEFYGVGNSGIVAQDAQHKFFRLGVNTIACSDGHVQLMSATMLGPGDCAVVISNSGRSRDLMDAAEIARKKGATTIIITASGSPLAAMGQAPGQVLLAVDHPEDFDRYSPMVSRLLHLIAVDILTTGVALQLGQQKLRPLLQEIKRNLRSKRYAS is encoded by the coding sequence ATGCTCGAGAGAATCAAGGCGGCCCTGCCGGCCCTGCCCCCGGCCGAGCAGCGGGTGGCCAAGCTGCTGCTGGTGGATGCCCGGGCTTTCGCCAATCTGCCGGTCAGCGAGCTGGCAGACCGGGCTCATGTGTCCAAGCCCACGGTGGTGCGCTTCTGCCGCTCGGTGGGCTACGACGGCCTGGCGGATTTCAAGCTCAAGCTGGCCGGCAGCGTCAATGAAGGCGTGCCCTTTGTGCACCGCGCGGTGGACGAGGACGACAAGCCCGGCGATCTGATCGTCAAGGTGGTGGACAACGCCGTGGCCGCCCTGCTGCACTACCGCAACGACGCGGCCAGCCATGCCTTCGAGCGCGCCATTGGTGCCCTGACCGAGGCCGGACGCAACGGCAAGCGCATCGAGTTCTACGGCGTGGGCAACTCGGGCATCGTGGCCCAGGACGCCCAGCACAAGTTCTTCCGCCTGGGCGTGAACACCATCGCCTGCAGCGACGGCCATGTGCAGCTGATGAGCGCCACCATGCTGGGTCCGGGCGACTGCGCCGTCGTCATCAGCAATTCGGGCCGCAGCCGCGACCTGATGGATGCGGCCGAGATCGCGCGCAAGAAGGGCGCCACCACCATCATCATCACCGCCAGCGGCTCACCCCTGGCCGCCATGGGCCAGGCGCCGGGCCAGGTCTTGCTGGCCGTAGACCACCCCGAGGACTTCGACCGCTACAGCCCCATGGTTTCGCGCCTGCTGCACCTGATCGCAGTGGATATCCTGACCACGGGCGTGGCCCTGCAACTGGGCCAGCAGAAGCTGCGTCCGCTGCTGCAGGAGATCAAGCGCAATCTGCGCAGCAAGCGCTACGCCAGCTGA
- the zwf gene encoding glucose-6-phosphate dehydrogenase, which translates to MSFDLVFFGGTGDLTWRKLMPALFQAFRHGKLPEGGRILAVARDEMPDERYREWLKERFREVDGSKRPSDEEFERFAAQVFYRRMDLSQPEHYQRLKEWLGERQADTVVLYLATSPHLFTQICEQLGAAGLNEPRVRVVLEKPLGHDLASAQQINKVVRSVFSERQAFRIDHYLGKETVQNLMALRFANALYEPLWHRESIANIQITLAESLGVGTRGPFYDGTGALRDMVQNHALQLLTMIAMEPPSSNDADAIRDEKLKVLRALKPFTPDSVARDVVRGQYRAGTVDGKAVVGYLDEAKVPADSRTETFVALRTEVQNWRWSGVPFYIRTGKRLSTRDAQIVVNFRPVPHPIFPGANRPNQLVIKLQPEDGLELRLQAAKGGAHGEALAPVSLDLDFDKAFAADRVGAYERLLLDAIAGRLNLFVRSDEQEQAWRWVEPILDAWAQDPAGPRTYSAGSWGPPAASALVAREGFSWAEEQ; encoded by the coding sequence ATGTCATTCGATCTTGTCTTCTTCGGCGGTACCGGCGACCTCACCTGGCGCAAGCTGATGCCGGCCCTGTTCCAGGCCTTCCGCCACGGCAAGCTGCCCGAGGGTGGTCGCATTCTGGCGGTGGCCCGTGACGAGATGCCCGACGAGCGCTACCGCGAATGGCTCAAGGAGCGCTTTCGCGAGGTGGACGGCTCCAAGCGCCCGAGCGACGAGGAGTTCGAGCGCTTTGCCGCCCAGGTCTTCTACCGGCGCATGGACCTCTCCCAGCCCGAGCACTACCAGCGCCTCAAGGAATGGCTGGGTGAGCGCCAGGCCGATACCGTGGTGCTCTACCTGGCCACCAGCCCGCATCTCTTCACCCAGATCTGCGAGCAGCTGGGCGCGGCCGGCCTGAACGAGCCGCGCGTGCGCGTGGTGCTGGAGAAACCCCTGGGGCACGACCTGGCCAGCGCCCAGCAGATCAACAAGGTGGTGCGCTCGGTCTTCAGCGAGCGCCAGGCCTTCCGCATCGACCACTATCTCGGCAAGGAGACGGTGCAGAACCTGATGGCGCTGCGCTTTGCCAATGCGCTCTACGAGCCGCTGTGGCACCGCGAGAGCATCGCCAACATCCAGATCACCCTGGCCGAAAGCCTGGGCGTGGGCACCCGCGGACCCTTCTACGACGGCACGGGCGCCCTGCGCGATATGGTGCAGAACCATGCGCTGCAGCTGCTCACCATGATCGCCATGGAGCCGCCCAGCTCGAACGACGCCGACGCGATCCGCGACGAGAAGCTCAAGGTGCTGCGCGCGCTCAAGCCCTTCACGCCCGACTCGGTGGCCCGCGATGTGGTGCGCGGCCAGTACCGCGCCGGCACCGTGGACGGCAAGGCCGTGGTGGGCTATCTGGACGAGGCCAAGGTGCCGGCCGACAGCCGCACCGAGACCTTTGTGGCCCTGCGTACCGAGGTGCAGAACTGGCGCTGGTCGGGCGTGCCCTTCTACATCCGCACCGGCAAGCGCCTCTCGACGCGCGACGCGCAGATCGTGGTGAACTTTCGCCCCGTGCCCCACCCCATCTTCCCGGGCGCCAACCGGCCCAACCAGCTGGTAATCAAGCTGCAGCCCGAGGACGGTCTGGAGCTGCGCCTGCAGGCCGCCAAGGGCGGTGCGCATGGCGAAGCCCTGGCCCCGGTCTCGCTGGACCTGGACTTCGACAAGGCCTTCGCCGCCGACCGCGTGGGCGCATATGAGCGCCTGCTGCTGGACGCCATCGCCGGCCGCCTGAACCTCTTCGTGCGCAGCGACGAGCAGGAGCAGGCCTGGCGCTGGGTGGAGCCCATCCTCGACGCCTGGGCCCAGGACCCCGCCGGCCCGCGCACCTACAGCGCCGGCTCCTGGGGACCGCCAGCCGCCAGCGCCCTGGTGGCCCGCGAGGGCTTCAGCTGGGCCGAGGAACAGTAA
- the tal gene encoding transaldolase has protein sequence MKTMNQLDQLKSYTTVVADTGNFLQLAQFAPRDATTNPSLILKAVLQPEYAPLLAETVAAHKGLALDEIVDRVLVRFGLEILKVVPGRVSTEVDARLSFDRAATVARARRIMALYEAAGIPRERVLIKIASTWEGIQAAAELEREGIRCNLTLLFSFCQAVACGAAGIQLISPFVGRIYDWYKKSVGAAWDEAASAGPNDPGVKSVAQIFNYYKKHGIKTEVMGASFRNIGQIQALAGCDLLTISPELLAQLQASEAALPRALDAEAARAADIPAVSYDEAGFRFALNQDAMATEKLAEGIRLFAVDAGKLDQLIEKSL, from the coding sequence ATGAAGACCATGAACCAGCTCGATCAACTGAAGTCCTACACCACCGTGGTTGCCGACACCGGCAACTTCCTGCAGCTGGCCCAGTTCGCGCCGCGTGATGCGACGACCAATCCCTCGCTCATCCTCAAGGCCGTGCTGCAGCCGGAGTATGCCCCGCTGCTGGCCGAGACCGTGGCGGCCCACAAGGGCCTGGCCCTGGACGAGATCGTGGACCGGGTGCTGGTGCGCTTCGGCCTGGAGATCCTGAAGGTGGTGCCGGGCCGTGTGTCCACCGAGGTGGATGCCCGCCTGTCCTTCGACCGTGCCGCCACCGTGGCCCGTGCGCGCCGCATCATGGCGCTGTATGAGGCCGCGGGCATCCCGCGCGAGCGCGTGCTGATCAAGATCGCTTCCACCTGGGAAGGCATCCAGGCCGCCGCCGAGCTGGAGCGCGAGGGCATCCGCTGCAACCTGACCCTGCTGTTCTCCTTCTGCCAGGCCGTGGCCTGCGGCGCCGCCGGCATCCAGCTGATCTCGCCCTTTGTGGGCCGCATCTACGACTGGTACAAGAAGAGTGTCGGCGCCGCCTGGGACGAGGCCGCCAGCGCCGGCCCCAATGATCCGGGCGTCAAGTCCGTGGCGCAGATCTTCAACTACTACAAGAAGCACGGCATCAAGACCGAGGTCATGGGTGCCAGCTTCCGCAATATCGGCCAGATCCAGGCGCTGGCCGGCTGCGACCTGCTGACCATCAGCCCCGAGCTGCTGGCCCAGCTGCAGGCTTCGGAGGCCGCGCTGCCGCGCGCGCTGGACGCCGAGGCCGCACGCGCCGCGGACATTCCCGCGGTGTCCTACGACGAAGCGGGCTTCCGCTTTGCCCTCAACCAGGATGCCATGGCCACCGAGAAGCTGGCCGAAGGCATCCGCCTGTTTGCCGTGGATGCCGGCAAGCTGGACCAGCTGATCGAAAAGAGTCTTTGA